One genomic region from Acidobacteriota bacterium encodes:
- a CDS encoding transcriptional regulator, whose product MDSEIRPIRTDADYRDALARVDVLVNARPGTPEGDELEVLSTLIEVYETKHFPIDMPSAVDAIRFRMEQQGLSKRDLEPHIGSRSKVSEVLSGKRPLTLQMIRSLHFHLGIPAEVLLQKPGADLPESPAGLDWNRFPIRAMAGLGWIPDQRESKEHAEEIMRDFINRAGGFDALPQPLFRKTANARQNTKSCPYALKAWCWRLLALARGNPPEAEYEAGLVTLDFCRRVARLSWSEHGPRLAREFLRNHGIQLIHLPHLPHTYLDGAVLQPAGSAPVIGLTLRYDRLDYFWFSLCHELAHIALHLQGSDAAGFVDDLSIEGFGRKLSRQEKEADEWAQDALIPPEEWEESGILRSPDIAAVTRLAHRLEIHPAIVAGRVRREKRNYRLLTHFVGVGEATRALAC is encoded by the coding sequence ATGGACTCTGAGATCCGACCGATCAGAACGGACGCCGACTACCGGGACGCACTTGCGCGGGTAGATGTCCTTGTGAATGCACGGCCGGGCACCCCGGAAGGAGACGAACTCGAGGTGCTCTCGACTTTGATCGAGGTTTACGAAACCAAACACTTCCCGATAGACATGCCCTCGGCCGTGGACGCTATCCGATTCCGGATGGAACAACAGGGACTGTCCAAACGGGACCTTGAACCCCATATCGGTTCCCGGAGCAAGGTATCCGAAGTCCTCTCCGGCAAGCGTCCCCTGACGCTCCAGATGATCCGATCGCTTCATTTCCACCTGGGCATCCCCGCGGAAGTCCTGCTGCAAAAACCTGGAGCCGATCTTCCGGAATCTCCGGCAGGTTTGGACTGGAACCGCTTCCCCATCCGGGCTATGGCAGGTCTCGGATGGATCCCGGACCAGCGGGAAAGCAAAGAGCATGCGGAAGAGATCATGCGCGACTTTATCAACCGGGCCGGAGGATTCGATGCCTTGCCACAGCCGCTCTTTCGCAAAACGGCGAACGCCCGGCAGAATACGAAATCGTGCCCCTATGCGCTGAAAGCATGGTGCTGGCGTCTACTCGCCCTTGCCCGGGGAAACCCTCCCGAAGCTGAGTATGAGGCGGGCTTGGTGACTCTTGATTTCTGCCGCAGGGTGGCCCGTCTGAGTTGGTCCGAGCACGGGCCGAGGCTGGCTCGGGAGTTTTTGAGAAATCACGGAATCCAATTGATTCACCTCCCTCACTTGCCGCACACCTATCTCGACGGCGCGGTGCTCCAGCCCGCGGGTAGCGCGCCCGTGATCGGCCTGACTTTGAGATACGACAGGCTGGATTATTTCTGGTTCAGTCTCTGCCATGAACTCGCCCATATCGCCCTCCACCTGCAGGGCAGCGACGCCGCCGGGTTCGTGGATGACTTGAGCATAGAAGGATTCGGGCGAAAGCTGAGCCGCCAGGAAAAGGAAGCAGACGAGTGGGCACAGGATGCGCTGATCCCCCCCGAGGAGTGGGAAGAGAGCGGGATCCTGCGCAGTCCTGATATTGCCGCGGTCACCAGGCTGGCCCATCGCCTCGAAATACACCCGGCGATCGTCGCCGGGCGCGTGCGCCGCGAAAAGCGCAACTACCGGCTGCTGACCCATTTCGTCGGCGTCGGTGAGGCCACCCGGGCCCTGGCCTGCTGA
- a CDS encoding DEAD/DEAH box helicase has protein sequence MSSDTPPEVTGFRSFNLAGPLLEALDDVGYETPTPIQAGIIPPLLEGRDVLGQAQTGTGKTAAFALPLLARLDLGRAEPQALVLAPTRELAIQVSEAFLRYASHLEGFRVLPVYGGQGYDLQLRQLKRGVHVVVGTPGRVMDHIRRKTLALDAIRCLVLDEADEMLRMGFIDDVEWILGQTPAGRQIALFSATLPAAIRRIARKYLHDPLEVTIAVRTTTADTIRHRYWLVDGVHKLEALTRILESEPFDGMLVFVRTKTATAELAEKLEARGYAAAPLSGDIAQKTREKTVERLKKGKLDILVATDVAARGLDLDRVSHVVNYDIPHDPESYVHRVGRTGRAGRAGDAILFVSPRERRMLGAIEKATRQKIDRMTLPSAETISNRRIDRFKQRITDTLAAGETEFFARLLEQYCLEHDTPPLEVAAALARMVQGEKELVPEELPPEPARVSKRPVGPKGPREKSGSGRSRPLGPPEAGTERFRLEVGEAHGVQPANIVGAISNESGLDGEHIGRIRIHEDYSTVDLPEGMPKDIFMLLKKVWVCNRQLGITRLEPGGAPRPAGGKKKDGKKEKGKKARERRKGI, from the coding sequence ATGTCATCCGATACGCCGCCGGAAGTCACCGGCTTCCGCAGCTTCAACCTCGCCGGGCCCCTCCTCGAGGCGCTCGACGACGTGGGGTACGAGACCCCGACGCCGATCCAGGCGGGCATCATCCCGCCCCTGCTCGAGGGGCGGGACGTGCTGGGGCAGGCCCAGACGGGCACCGGGAAGACGGCGGCCTTCGCCCTGCCGCTGCTCGCCCGGCTCGACCTCGGGCGGGCGGAGCCGCAGGCGCTGGTGCTCGCGCCGACGCGCGAGCTGGCGATCCAGGTGTCGGAGGCGTTTTTGCGCTACGCCTCCCACCTCGAGGGGTTCCGCGTCCTCCCCGTCTACGGCGGGCAGGGGTACGACCTGCAGCTCCGGCAGCTCAAGCGCGGGGTCCACGTCGTCGTGGGGACCCCCGGCCGCGTCATGGACCACATCCGCCGCAAGACCCTGGCGCTCGACGCGATCCGGTGCCTGGTACTCGACGAGGCGGACGAGATGCTGCGCATGGGCTTCATCGACGACGTGGAGTGGATCCTCGGGCAGACCCCCGCCGGGCGGCAGATCGCCCTCTTTTCGGCCACCCTCCCCGCGGCCATCCGCCGGATCGCCAGGAAGTACCTTCACGATCCGCTCGAGGTCACGATCGCCGTGCGCACCACCACGGCCGACACCATCCGCCACCGCTACTGGCTCGTCGACGGGGTGCACAAGCTGGAGGCCCTGACCCGGATCCTGGAATCGGAGCCGTTCGATGGCATGCTGGTCTTCGTCCGGACGAAAACCGCCACCGCGGAGCTGGCCGAGAAACTGGAGGCGCGCGGGTACGCCGCCGCCCCCCTCTCCGGCGACATCGCCCAGAAGACGCGCGAGAAGACGGTGGAGAGGCTGAAAAAGGGGAAGCTCGACATCCTGGTGGCCACCGACGTCGCCGCCCGCGGCCTCGACCTGGACCGCGTCAGTCACGTCGTCAACTACGACATCCCCCACGACCCCGAATCGTACGTCCACCGCGTGGGGCGCACGGGCCGGGCGGGCCGGGCCGGGGACGCCATCCTCTTCGTCTCCCCGCGCGAGCGGCGCATGCTCGGGGCCATCGAAAAGGCTACGCGCCAGAAGATCGACCGGATGACGCTCCCGTCGGCCGAGACGATCTCCAACCGGCGCATCGACCGCTTCAAGCAGCGCATCACCGACACCCTGGCCGCCGGGGAAACGGAATTCTTCGCGCGCCTGCTCGAGCAGTACTGCCTCGAGCACGACACCCCCCCGCTCGAGGTCGCCGCGGCGCTCGCGCGCATGGTCCAGGGGGAAAAGGAACTGGTGCCGGAGGAGCTCCCGCCCGAGCCAGCCAGGGTCTCGAAGCGTCCGGTCGGGCCGAAGGGGCCGAGGGAAAAATCGGGCTCCGGGCGCTCAAGGCCGCTGGGGCCGCCCGAGGCCGGAACGGAACGCTTCCGCCTCGAGGTGGGGGAGGCCCACGGCGTCCAGCCCGCCAACATCGTCGGCGCCATCAGCAACGAATCGGGGCTCGACGGCGAACATATCGGCCGGATCCGGATCCACGAGGACTACAGTACCGTGGACCTGCCGGAGGGGATGCCGAAGGACATCTTCATGCTGCTGAAGAAGGTCTGGGTCTGCAACCGGCAGCTCGGGATCACGCGCCTGGAACCCGGGGGCGCGCCGCGCCCGGCGGGGGGCAAAAAAAAGGACGGGAAGAAAGAAAAGGGGAAAAAGGCGCGGGAACGCCGGAAAGGCATCTAG
- the pglZ gene encoding BREX-1 system phosphatase PglZ type A translates to MENRIAQALTKLFDRHRIVFWYDAKRELRGNFEALELPGVEKLELTNNEYGIKYRVLREEPDRKFLLYREGPEPPHLENWLLDVRLAHGEFRTDQAGIWLSELELGLEFADVVEGHAEFFQAVKRREALRKLLKSDDTAGKIRMKMLAVCAGSEPRMDAVVENLLQELAEGRDEKVKLIGRCRLDGFLWEQMTRCYGYRSEEPGIRDFVIELFKSCYAMGTDGQVKLTGDALVLLKRWKDSRQFEKGFETLSEECAEVLSIEQDLARRDFRELIELDYFRLIDQKIISDLVRAVASRTVSSGDVSLWVRQRRTGHWYHQYRHHYEAVDYGSRLIHAMDETRIDMDSLADGVQRYSRFWYQLDQLYRKFTYHVRMSGQASLTASLSEQVENLYSNNYLLKLGDSFQARVEETPRWEALPFPRQDEFFTHWVQPFLGRDNKVCVVISDALRYEIGDELLSLIRQEDRYGAELEPMISMLPSYTQLGMAALLPHKELALADNDTGAVLVDGQSSQGTANRGKILIAAVERAVVCKAEELMAMKGEDCRALVRDHDVIYVYHNRIDATGDKRESEERIFEAVEDTLEELIRLFKKLTGANANNLLVTSDHGFIYQNRTIDESDFAGADAAGDRILVRDRRFVLGQGLAESPSLHTFSSTQLGLAGKMEIQIPKSINRLRLKGSGSRYVHGGASLQEVVVPVLRINKKRQSDVSAVEVDILRGASSVITSGQLGVTMYQSEPVTDKIQPRVLRAGIYTETGDLISEQHDLTFDLRSDNPRERELQVRFLLTRKADEANGREVLLRLDEKLAGTSHYREYKSLRYLIRRSFTSDFDF, encoded by the coding sequence ATGGAAAACCGTATTGCCCAAGCCCTGACCAAACTCTTTGACCGGCACCGGATCGTCTTCTGGTATGACGCCAAGCGGGAGTTGCGCGGCAACTTCGAGGCGCTCGAGCTGCCCGGCGTCGAGAAGCTGGAGCTGACCAACAACGAGTATGGGATCAAGTACAGGGTGCTGCGCGAGGAGCCGGACCGGAAATTTTTGCTCTATCGTGAAGGGCCCGAGCCGCCGCACCTGGAGAACTGGCTGCTGGACGTTCGGCTGGCTCATGGCGAGTTCCGAACCGATCAGGCGGGGATTTGGCTGTCGGAACTGGAGCTCGGCCTGGAATTTGCGGATGTGGTCGAGGGACATGCCGAGTTTTTCCAGGCGGTTAAAAGAAGGGAGGCCCTCAGGAAGCTGCTGAAATCCGACGATACCGCCGGCAAGATTCGGATGAAGATGCTTGCGGTCTGTGCCGGCAGCGAGCCGCGCATGGATGCGGTGGTGGAGAATCTCCTGCAGGAACTCGCCGAGGGACGGGACGAAAAGGTTAAGCTGATCGGACGGTGCCGCCTCGATGGCTTTCTCTGGGAGCAGATGACGCGCTGCTACGGGTATAGGTCGGAGGAGCCGGGAATCCGGGATTTTGTCATCGAGCTGTTCAAGTCATGTTACGCGATGGGCACCGATGGCCAGGTGAAACTGACCGGCGACGCCCTGGTGCTGCTCAAGCGCTGGAAGGACAGCCGCCAGTTTGAAAAGGGGTTCGAAACCCTGTCGGAAGAATGCGCCGAAGTTCTCTCGATCGAGCAGGACCTGGCCAGACGGGATTTCCGGGAATTGATCGAACTGGATTACTTTCGCCTGATCGACCAGAAGATCATCAGTGACCTGGTGCGGGCCGTCGCCTCCCGCACGGTTTCGAGCGGCGACGTGTCCCTCTGGGTCCGGCAGCGGCGGACGGGTCACTGGTATCACCAGTACCGTCATCATTATGAGGCGGTGGATTACGGCTCCCGGTTGATTCATGCCATGGACGAGACCCGGATCGACATGGACAGCCTGGCCGATGGCGTGCAGCGCTACAGCCGTTTCTGGTATCAGCTGGATCAGCTCTACCGCAAGTTCACCTACCATGTGCGCATGTCGGGGCAGGCGTCCCTGACCGCCTCGTTGAGCGAACAGGTCGAAAATCTTTACTCAAACAATTACCTGCTGAAACTGGGCGACTCCTTTCAGGCACGCGTGGAGGAAACACCGCGCTGGGAGGCCCTCCCCTTCCCCAGGCAGGACGAATTCTTCACCCATTGGGTGCAGCCGTTCCTAGGCAGGGACAACAAGGTCTGCGTCGTCATTTCCGACGCCCTGCGCTACGAGATCGGTGACGAATTGCTGAGCCTGATCCGTCAGGAAGACCGGTATGGAGCGGAACTGGAGCCAATGATCTCCATGCTGCCCAGCTACACCCAGCTCGGCATGGCGGCACTTCTGCCCCACAAGGAGCTCGCGCTCGCGGATAACGATACGGGCGCGGTTCTGGTGGATGGTCAATCTTCCCAGGGAACGGCCAACCGCGGCAAGATCCTCATTGCGGCCGTAGAAAGAGCCGTGGTCTGCAAGGCCGAGGAACTGATGGCGATGAAGGGGGAGGACTGCCGGGCGCTGGTGCGCGACCACGATGTGATCTATGTCTATCACAACCGGATCGACGCCACCGGCGACAAACGGGAGTCCGAGGAGCGGATTTTCGAGGCGGTGGAGGATACTCTGGAGGAACTGATCCGGTTGTTCAAGAAGTTGACCGGGGCCAATGCCAACAATTTGCTGGTAACCTCCGACCATGGCTTCATTTACCAGAATCGTACCATCGATGAGAGCGATTTCGCCGGAGCGGATGCCGCCGGGGATCGGATCCTGGTGCGGGACCGGCGCTTCGTGCTCGGCCAGGGTCTGGCTGAGTCTCCCAGCCTGCACACGTTCTCCTCGACGCAGCTCGGCCTTGCGGGAAAGATGGAGATCCAGATCCCCAAGTCGATCAACCGGCTGCGCCTGAAAGGTTCCGGCAGCCGCTATGTGCATGGCGGAGCGTCGTTGCAGGAGGTGGTGGTCCCCGTACTGAGGATCAACAAGAAGCGCCAGAGCGATGTGTCCGCCGTAGAGGTGGACATCCTTCGTGGAGCCAGCTCGGTGATCACCTCCGGTCAGCTGGGGGTAACGATGTACCAGAGTGAGCCGGTGACGGACAAGATCCAGCCGCGTGTTCTCCGGGCGGGCATCTACACCGAGACCGGAGACCTGATTTCCGAACAGCACGATTTGACTTTTGACCTGAGGTCGGACAATCCCCGGGAGCGCGAACTGCAGGTGCGTTTCCTGCTCACCCGCAAGGCCGACGAGGCCAACGGTCGTGAGGTCCTGCTCCGCCTGGACGAAAAGCTCGCCGGAACTTCACATTACAGGGAATACAAGTCGCTCCGGTATTTGATCCGCCGCTCTTTTACCAGCGATTTCGATTTTTAA
- a CDS encoding type III secretion system chaperone, producing MTQEWPSFARKLAEVLAELGPDQLLVLSDPATTRFVQFVAQGTDGIRAEISSNASLSPGDRLSRAQAAQLVSAGWEKPADTPKPSAPETAPDGSPNFFIDFPAPVEVTRVSEQTIAALAGVLRIPRPEMLEYAAFDAEGRALDFSRLGIRRIEKRQQINPGRISRRLLVCLRKFTGIPDLDYDEDGDIGLVFDNVSMFIRILGSPPAVRLYAPLVHGARESRGLLTRLNELNSGFGSMHFFILNRTIGAVTEIPAAPLRYEVLAQTMNHFCSVVDGVHKQLNEEFGRRRSYLKTPKSTMVH from the coding sequence ATGACCCAGGAATGGCCGTCGTTCGCCCGGAAACTGGCGGAGGTGCTGGCCGAGCTGGGACCCGACCAGTTGCTGGTCCTTTCCGACCCGGCCACCACCCGTTTCGTGCAGTTCGTGGCGCAGGGAACGGACGGGATACGGGCGGAAATCTCGAGCAACGCCAGCCTCTCCCCCGGGGATCGGCTGAGCCGGGCCCAGGCGGCCCAGCTGGTCAGCGCGGGCTGGGAGAAACCGGCCGACACCCCGAAACCGTCGGCGCCCGAAACCGCCCCCGACGGATCCCCCAACTTCTTCATCGACTTCCCCGCCCCCGTGGAGGTGACGCGGGTCTCGGAACAGACGATCGCGGCCCTGGCGGGGGTGCTCCGGATCCCGCGCCCGGAAATGCTGGAATACGCCGCCTTCGATGCCGAAGGGAGGGCGCTCGACTTTTCTCGACTGGGGATCCGGCGGATCGAGAAGCGGCAGCAGATCAACCCCGGGAGAATCTCCAGGCGTCTGCTCGTCTGCCTCCGCAAATTCACGGGGATCCCCGACCTCGACTACGACGAGGACGGGGACATCGGGCTCGTTTTCGACAACGTGAGCATGTTCATCCGCATCCTGGGCAGCCCCCCCGCCGTCCGCCTGTACGCCCCGCTGGTGCACGGCGCGCGCGAAAGCCGCGGCCTGCTCACCCGGCTCAACGAGCTGAACTCGGGCTTCGGGTCCATGCACTTCTTCATTCTCAACCGGACCATCGGCGCCGTGACCGAAATCCCGGCCGCGCCGCTGCGGTACGAAGTCCTGGCCCAGACCATGAACCATTTCTGCAGCGTGGTCGACGGGGTGCACAAACAGCTCAACGAGGAATTCGGCCGCAGGCGGTCCTACCTGAAAACGCCCAAAAGCACCATGGTCCACTGA
- a CDS encoding solute:sodium symporter family transporter, with translation MELSLFDIASFLLFFLIVIGVSMYKSRREESGEDFFLAGRGLLWPMIGLSLIAANISTEQIVGQAGQGAGNVGFAVASYEWMAAITLVFVAFFFLPRFLRSGIFTMPEYLEYRYSTAARGLMAFYTLVIYVGVTISAVIYSGALTIHTIFDMKLTTAVWLIGGIAALYATWGGLKAVAWADLFQGGALLAGGLVVVGIGLHAVGGVERFMAVNADRMHMILPADHPVLPWTALVVGLWIPNFYYWGLNQYITQRTLAARSIRQGQMGILFAAFLKLLIPFIVIVPGIVAYQLYGGELAAQPDAAYPLLIRNLIPIGVRGLIFAAIAGAVISSLASMLNSASTIFTMDLYKRHLRKDAPPKALVSMGRAVTVALVVLGCLIAPQLGNPRFQGIFNYIQEFQGFVSPGILAAFVFGMIFRRCPPAAGVTALVSSPLIYGFLFFAAADMAFLNRMAVTFAVILALMALITAFRPLRQPRTMPVRAGFEDIALAPSVKYIGAAVIAVTLVLYWIFW, from the coding sequence ATGGAACTGAGCCTTTTCGATATCGCCTCCTTTCTCCTCTTCTTCCTGATAGTCATCGGCGTGAGCATGTACAAGAGCCGCCGGGAGGAATCGGGGGAAGACTTCTTCCTGGCCGGGCGCGGTCTCCTCTGGCCCATGATAGGGCTCTCGCTCATCGCGGCCAACATCTCGACCGAGCAGATCGTGGGGCAGGCGGGCCAGGGGGCGGGAAATGTCGGCTTCGCCGTCGCCAGCTACGAGTGGATGGCGGCCATCACCCTCGTCTTCGTCGCCTTCTTCTTCCTGCCGCGCTTTCTCCGGAGCGGCATCTTCACCATGCCCGAGTACCTCGAGTACCGCTATTCGACCGCCGCCCGGGGACTGATGGCGTTCTACACCCTGGTCATCTACGTCGGCGTGACCATCTCGGCCGTCATCTATTCCGGGGCGCTGACGATCCATACCATCTTCGACATGAAGCTCACGACCGCCGTGTGGCTGATCGGCGGGATCGCGGCCCTCTACGCGACCTGGGGCGGCCTGAAGGCCGTCGCCTGGGCCGACCTCTTCCAGGGGGGGGCGCTGCTCGCCGGCGGCCTCGTCGTCGTGGGGATCGGCCTCCACGCCGTCGGGGGGGTGGAGCGGTTCATGGCCGTCAACGCCGACCGCATGCACATGATCCTCCCCGCGGACCACCCGGTGCTCCCCTGGACCGCCCTGGTCGTCGGCCTCTGGATCCCCAACTTCTACTACTGGGGGCTGAACCAGTACATCACCCAGCGCACGCTGGCGGCCCGCTCGATCCGGCAGGGCCAGATGGGCATCCTCTTCGCGGCCTTCCTGAAGCTCCTGATCCCCTTCATCGTCATCGTCCCCGGCATCGTGGCCTACCAGCTCTACGGCGGCGAGCTGGCCGCGCAGCCCGACGCCGCCTACCCGCTCCTGATCCGGAACCTGATCCCCATCGGCGTGCGCGGCCTCATCTTCGCCGCCATCGCCGGCGCCGTCATCAGTTCCCTCGCCTCAATGCTCAACTCCGCCTCCACCATCTTCACGATGGACCTCTACAAGCGCCACCTGAGAAAGGACGCCCCGCCGAAGGCGCTCGTGTCGATGGGGCGCGCCGTGACGGTCGCGCTGGTCGTTCTGGGGTGCCTCATCGCTCCCCAGCTGGGAAACCCGCGCTTCCAGGGGATCTTCAACTACATCCAGGAATTCCAGGGCTTCGTCTCCCCCGGCATCCTCGCCGCCTTCGTCTTCGGCATGATTTTCAGGCGCTGCCCGCCGGCCGCGGGGGTTACGGCCCTGGTCTCGAGCCCCCTCATCTACGGCTTCCTCTTCTTCGCCGCCGCCGACATGGCGTTTCTCAACCGGATGGCCGTGACTTTCGCCGTCATCCTCGCGCTCATGGCCCTCATCACGGCCTTCCGCCCGCTCCGGCAGCCCCGGACGATGCCGGTGCGCGCGGGGTTCGAGGATATCGCCCTGGCCCCGTCGGTCAAATACATCGGTGCGGCCGTTATCGCCGTCACCCTCGTGCTTTACTGGATCTTCTGGTAG
- a CDS encoding type II toxin-antitoxin system HigB family toxin yields MRVIAKAALTDFWSRPGHADSERPLKSWYYEAFHAKWKSPAEVKLRYPSASILKDGRIVFNIAGNKYRLVVRIVFEWEVVYIRFVGTHRQYDQIDPESI; encoded by the coding sequence ATGCGGGTGATTGCGAAGGCAGCTCTAACAGACTTCTGGTCCCGGCCCGGGCACGCAGACAGCGAACGCCCTCTAAAATCATGGTATTACGAAGCTTTCCACGCTAAATGGAAGAGCCCGGCGGAAGTAAAGCTGCGATACCCCAGTGCGAGCATACTGAAAGATGGGCGCATCGTCTTCAACATCGCCGGAAACAAATACCGGCTCGTAGTTCGCATCGTTTTTGAATGGGAAGTGGTGTACATCCGATTTGTCGGTACCCATCGGCAATACGACCAAATCGACCCGGAGAGCATCTAA
- the brxL gene encoding BREX system Lon protease-like protein BrxL → MNELDQKINTHFPGLVVRKDLVKTVKGNAIVPSYVLEYLLGQYCATSDEATIQSGIETVKEILRKHYVHRNEAGLVRSNIKEKGRYKIIDKISVALNDKADVYEAEFANLGVKKVLVDSGTVKAHPKLLVSGVWCIADIEYEFTEEKNASPWILSSLKPIQLSHFDFEGYLAARRQFTTEEWIDLLIQSIGFNPEMFGRRSKLTQLIRLIPYCERNYNLIELGPKGTGKSHIYSEFSPHGILISGGEVTVPKLFVNNASGKIGLVGYWDCVAFDEFAGRQKRVDKALVDIMKNYMANKSFSRGVETLGAEASMVFVGNTQHAVPYMLKHSDLFCELPDKFHDSAFLDRIHCYIPGWEVDIIRGEMFSDGYGFVVDYLAEILRSLRDHDYSDRYGDFFSLSPDISTRDRDGIHKTFSGLMKILFPHDGATREEVEELLRLAIEGRKRVKDQLMRMDSTYVPVVFSYLDANQKSKRVTTLEEEEYPHHYARTVDSGASEQGTESDTRPQPAAAKPLEEKHLTFQENQKGVSFDTLLGPYLKGAKRITVTDPYIRLFYQIRNFMELLETIVRHKEPDAEVDVHLVTTEDEFKGDLQKESLQKIKDSSETAGVNFTWEFSGTGAIHARHILTDHGWKISLDRGLDIFQHYEMNEAFSYSNRLQQYRQCKAFEVTYIKTDASA, encoded by the coding sequence ATGAACGAACTTGACCAGAAGATAAACACCCATTTCCCGGGACTCGTTGTCCGCAAGGACCTCGTCAAGACGGTCAAAGGCAACGCCATTGTTCCCTCCTACGTGCTGGAATACCTGCTGGGACAGTATTGCGCCACCAGCGACGAGGCCACCATCCAGTCCGGCATCGAAACCGTAAAGGAAATCCTGCGAAAGCATTACGTCCATCGCAACGAGGCGGGTCTGGTCCGGTCCAATATCAAGGAGAAGGGGCGCTACAAGATCATCGACAAGATCAGCGTGGCGCTCAACGACAAGGCCGACGTCTACGAGGCCGAATTCGCGAATCTTGGCGTCAAGAAGGTGCTGGTCGATTCCGGGACCGTAAAGGCCCATCCCAAGCTGCTGGTCAGCGGCGTCTGGTGCATCGCCGACATCGAGTACGAGTTCACCGAAGAAAAAAACGCCAGTCCCTGGATTCTGTCCTCACTCAAGCCGATTCAGCTCTCACACTTCGATTTTGAGGGCTATCTTGCCGCCCGCAGGCAGTTCACGACCGAGGAGTGGATTGACCTCCTGATCCAGAGCATCGGGTTCAATCCTGAAATGTTCGGAAGACGCAGCAAGCTCACGCAGTTGATCAGGCTGATTCCCTATTGCGAGCGCAATTACAACCTGATCGAACTCGGCCCCAAGGGCACCGGAAAGTCCCACATATATTCGGAATTTTCTCCTCACGGGATTCTCATCTCCGGAGGGGAGGTGACCGTTCCCAAGCTGTTCGTGAATAATGCCTCGGGCAAGATCGGCCTGGTGGGGTACTGGGATTGCGTGGCCTTCGACGAGTTTGCCGGAAGGCAGAAGCGGGTCGATAAAGCGCTCGTCGATATCATGAAAAACTATATGGCCAACAAGTCCTTCTCCCGGGGGGTGGAAACGCTGGGCGCTGAAGCCTCAATGGTATTTGTGGGCAACACCCAGCATGCCGTGCCCTACATGCTCAAGCACTCCGACCTCTTCTGCGAACTGCCCGACAAGTTCCACGATTCCGCCTTCCTCGACCGCATCCATTGTTACATTCCGGGGTGGGAGGTGGATATCATCCGCGGCGAGATGTTCTCCGACGGCTACGGCTTTGTGGTGGATTATCTCGCGGAGATTCTTCGTTCGCTGCGGGACCATGATTATTCGGACCGCTACGGGGACTTCTTCTCGCTTTCACCCGATATTTCCACCAGGGACCGGGACGGCATCCACAAGACCTTCTCGGGCCTGATGAAGATCCTCTTTCCCCACGATGGCGCCACCCGCGAGGAGGTCGAGGAGCTGCTGCGCCTGGCCATCGAGGGACGAAAGCGCGTCAAGGACCAGCTGATGCGGATGGATTCCACCTACGTCCCGGTGGTTTTCTCCTACCTGGACGCCAATCAGAAATCGAAACGGGTTACGACGCTCGAGGAGGAGGAATATCCCCACCATTACGCCAGAACCGTGGATTCGGGAGCTTCCGAACAGGGCACCGAGTCAGACACCCGCCCTCAGCCTGCAGCGGCGAAGCCTCTCGAGGAGAAGCACCTCACCTTCCAGGAAAACCAGAAGGGGGTCTCCTTTGACACCCTGCTGGGTCCCTATCTAAAAGGCGCAAAAAGAATTACGGTGACGGACCCCTATATCCGCCTGTTTTATCAGATTCGCAATTTCATGGAGCTGTTGGAAACGATCGTCAGGCACAAGGAACCGGATGCCGAGGTGGACGTCCACCTGGTGACAACCGAGGACGAGTTCAAGGGGGATCTCCAGAAGGAGAGCCTGCAGAAGATCAAGGATTCCAGCGAAACGGCAGGCGTGAACTTCACCTGGGAATTCAGCGGGACGGGAGCCATCCATGCCCGGCATATCCTGACCGACCACGGCTGGAAGATCTCCCTGGACAGGGGGCTCGATATCTTCCAGCACTACGAGATGAACGAAGCCTTCAGTTATTCCAACCGGCTGCAGCAATACCGCCAATGCAAGGCGTTTGAGGTGACTTACATAAAAACAGACGCCTCCGCTTAA